A portion of the Myxococcaceae bacterium JPH2 genome contains these proteins:
- a CDS encoding di-heme enzyme, with amino-acid sequence MSRRWLCLLPTAALLGACGESTPPTVPEPTPGYVWKLPAGFPTPSVPADNPMTDAKVELGRRLFYDKRLSLNGTQACASCHEQARAFSDGRVHAVGSTGQVHRRNAQALVNVAYATSLTWANPALTTLEAQALTPLFGTEPVELGFADKEEVLLTRLREDSQLTARFAQAFPDEATPVSLATVTRALASFQRTLISGTSPYDRYLQGGAVDALSASAKRGLELFLSERLECDHCHSGFNFQDATRHEATTEPLLPFHNTGLYNEDGTGAYPATDRGLIELTGRADDMGRFKAPSLRNVAVTAPYMHDGSVATLSDALDHYAAGGRARKDNQGAPNRYQSGFVMGFTLTAQEKADLLAFLESLTDTAFLTDPRFADPTASP; translated from the coding sequence ATGTCACGACGATGGTTGTGTTTGCTGCCCACGGCGGCGCTCCTGGGGGCGTGCGGCGAGTCCACGCCGCCCACGGTCCCTGAGCCCACGCCGGGATATGTCTGGAAGCTGCCCGCGGGCTTCCCCACGCCGAGCGTGCCCGCGGACAACCCGATGACCGACGCGAAGGTGGAGCTGGGGCGGCGCCTGTTCTACGACAAGCGCTTGTCCCTCAATGGCACCCAGGCCTGTGCCTCCTGCCATGAGCAGGCCCGTGCCTTCTCCGACGGACGCGTTCATGCGGTGGGGAGCACGGGACAGGTTCACCGCCGCAATGCCCAGGCGCTGGTCAACGTGGCTTATGCCACGAGCCTCACCTGGGCCAATCCCGCGCTCACCACGCTGGAGGCTCAGGCCCTGACGCCGCTGTTCGGCACGGAGCCCGTGGAGCTGGGCTTCGCGGACAAAGAGGAGGTGCTGCTCACGCGGCTGCGGGAGGACTCGCAACTGACGGCGCGCTTCGCCCAGGCGTTTCCGGACGAGGCGACGCCGGTGTCCCTGGCGACGGTGACGCGCGCGCTGGCGTCCTTCCAGCGCACGCTCATCTCCGGCACGTCGCCCTACGATCGCTACCTGCAGGGCGGCGCGGTGGACGCGCTGAGTGCGTCGGCCAAGCGGGGCCTGGAGCTGTTCCTTTCCGAGCGATTGGAGTGCGACCACTGTCACTCGGGCTTCAACTTCCAGGACGCCACGCGACACGAGGCCACGACGGAGCCCCTGCTGCCATTCCACAACACGGGGCTCTACAACGAGGACGGGACGGGGGCCTATCCCGCGACGGACCGGGGGCTCATCGAGCTGACGGGCCGTGCGGACGACATGGGCCGCTTCAAGGCACCCTCCCTGCGCAACGTGGCCGTCACCGCGCCGTACATGCACGACGGCAGCGTGGCGACGCTGTCCGATGCCTTGGACCACTACGCCGCGGGAGGGCGGGCCCGAAAGGACAACCAGGGCGCGCCCAATCGCTACCAGAGTGGCTTCGTGATGGGCTTCACGCTGACGGCGCAGGAGAAGGCAGACCTCCTCGCGTTCCTGGAGTCCCTCACGGACACGGCGTTCCTCACGGATCCGCGCTTCGCGGACCCCACCGCGTCGCCGTAG
- a CDS encoding LysR family transcriptional regulator has protein sequence MASQPQRGWHGGSRCRLCRPSPRTWRVGDLYTKHEMLRAGLGWDNLPEHLIREDLRKGTLVVLRTTAWGNHEDSLSLLAIYRSDTVFGPAHRWLLKQLAQLCAKEARLR, from the coding sequence TTGGCGTCGCAACCCCAGCGGGGCTGGCACGGGGGCTCGAGGTGCAGACTCTGTCGCCCGTCGCCGCGGACCTGGCGCGTCGGGGACCTCTACACCAAGCATGAAATGCTGCGCGCGGGACTCGGCTGGGACAACCTGCCGGAGCACTTGATTCGCGAGGACCTGCGCAAGGGCACGCTGGTCGTCCTCCGAACGACGGCCTGGGGCAATCACGAAGACTCGCTCAGCCTCCTGGCCATCTACCGCAGCGACACCGTGTTCGGTCCGGCGCATCGCTGGCTGCTGAAGCAACTCGCCCAACTGTGCGCGAAAGAAGCACGCCTCCGATAG
- a CDS encoding DUF1275 domain-containing protein, protein MTPTSSPPPLLIPTALAFIAGYADAVTFVGARGIFCAHVTGNFVVLAADLARHANADEWLKLATFPIFVLAVFLSTHLHRRVERSARLLLLLQAAAFGAAAAVPLAFTGNTAHWFVVVLAVVAMGMQNAMHRVAPALGPMTTVMTGNVTQWFVEKVIPGAPENVGKHRSLGLIILAFALGCLGGAFGVHHLGFAAFVAPMGLSLLVRSRL, encoded by the coding sequence ATGACCCCGACCTCCTCGCCTCCGCCGCTGCTGATTCCCACCGCCCTGGCATTCATCGCCGGCTACGCGGACGCCGTCACCTTCGTCGGCGCGAGAGGAATCTTCTGCGCGCACGTCACCGGCAACTTCGTCGTGCTCGCGGCGGACCTCGCGCGCCATGCGAATGCCGACGAGTGGCTCAAGCTGGCGACCTTTCCCATCTTCGTCCTGGCCGTCTTCCTCTCCACGCACCTGCACCGTCGGGTGGAACGGTCCGCGCGGTTGCTCCTGCTCCTCCAAGCCGCGGCCTTTGGCGCGGCGGCCGCTGTCCCCCTGGCCTTCACGGGGAACACGGCGCATTGGTTCGTCGTGGTCCTCGCGGTCGTCGCCATGGGGATGCAGAACGCGATGCACCGGGTGGCTCCCGCGCTGGGACCGATGACGACCGTGATGACCGGCAACGTCACGCAGTGGTTCGTGGAGAAGGTGATCCCCGGCGCCCCGGAGAACGTTGGCAAGCATCGCTCACTGGGGCTCATCATCCTGGCGTTCGCGCTGGGGTGCCTGGGTGGAGCCTTTGGGGTCCACCACTTGGGGTTCGCGGCGTTCGTCGCGCCGATGGGGCTCTCGCTGCTGGTGCGCAGCCGGCTGTAG